ACATTTCAGATGCATCACTCTTCGCACGCTCTAATGCGTTTATAATATCGTTATTTGCATCTGCATTTCCTAGCGCTACTGCGATATTGCGTCGCCAGCGCTCTATACCAATACGGCGAATCGCGCTACCCTCGGTGTTTTTTAGAAAGGTCGCTTCATCCCATGCAAAAAGCGTAAGTAAGTCCTGACTTTTTAAATGCTTACGAATATGAAAGTCATTTTCGGCTGTAAGCTGTCCGTAGCGGTTCCACGGGCACACTAATTGGCAGTCATCGCAACCGTAAATGCGATTGCCTAATAATGAACGGAATTCTTCAGGAATGGCGCCTTGTTTTTCAATTGTTAAGTATGAAATACAGCGTCTTGCATCAACCACATAAGGTTCAACAATTGCGCCTGTAGGGCACGAGGTAATACATGCCACGCAACTACCGCATTTGTTCTCTACCGTCTCTTCGTTTACCGGTAGCGGTAAATCCACAAATAACTCACCTAAGAAAAACCAAGATCCCGCTTCTTGATTCAGTATTAGCGTGTGTTTTCCGGTCCAGCCGAGTCCTGCTTTTTCAGCTAGTTGGCGTTCTAATACGGGGGCTGAGTCAACAAAGGGTCTAAATCCTAAGGTAATTTGATGCTGTTCTAGTTCTTGTTCTAACTTTTTACCGAGCTGCTTTAAACGATTACGCATTAATTTATGATAATCGCGGCCTAGGGCATAACGGCTTATATATGCAGTTTGTTTGTTTTTTAAATCTTTAGCGAAGCTCGCATCTGGTGGTAGGTAATTCATGCGCACAGAAATAACTCGTTGTGTGCCAGGCACAAGCTCAGCTGGGCGTGCGCGTTTCATGCCGTGTGCAGCCATATACTCCATTTCGCCATGGTAGCCCGCATCTAACCATCGTTGTAATTGTGCTTCGTGCTGAGATAGGTCAATATCGGTGATACTCACTTGATCAAAACCAAGCTCTTTTGCCCAAAGCTTGATTTTTTCTACCAAATTCGGATAGTTAAGAGTAGACATACCAGTAGGTGAAATAAATGACGCCAGAATTAACCACTAATTTACCACAGTTTGCATATAGCGCCCAACAAGTAAAAGACAATGAAGCGATTGTTGCATCGCAGCAAAACGTTGATATGTACGCGCTGATGCAACAGGCTGCTGCATCGGTTTTTCAGCTGCTGATGTTGAAATATGGTGATTGCGATAAAGTTCAAGTGATTGCTGGTGGCGGTAACAATGGAGGTGATGGCTACTGGGTGGCTAATTATGCTTTGCAGCATGAGCTTGATGTTACGGTATTCAGTGTTAAGGATGTAAATCAGTTAACCGGTGACGCTAAGCGCGCTTACTTAGATTACTTAAAGCGAGGCGGCGAAGTAGTTGATAGCTTAGATACCAGTGCCGACGTATATATTGATGCACTGTTGGGCATCGGTTTTTGCGGTGCGTTAAGTGGTGAATATGCAGATGTTATCAATCACATTAACCAACAGAATAAGCCTATTATTGCGGTAGATTTACCTTCAGGTCTGAATGCGACAACAGGCGAAGTAGCAAATGTCTGTATCAATGCTAATTATACAGTAAGCTTTATTGCTCTTAAGCAAGGGTTATTAAGCGGTAATGCTAAACAGCATGTTGGCAATTTATATTTCGTAGGACTCGGATTAGCCGATGCTTTTACTGAATATGTCACACCACTCTCTCAGTTAGTAAATTATGACGCGTTAAAAGCATCACTGCCGGTTCGTCATATCAATAGTTATAAACAACAACTTGGCCATGTTTTATTAATTGGTGGCGATAAACCTATGCCGGGGGCTATTCGCATTGCGGCTGAGTCCTGTCTGCGCACAGGTGCAGGGCTTGTCAGTGTAGCGACGCATCCAGAAAATCGCGCCATTGTGGTCCAAGGGCGTTATGAACTGATGGTACACGCCGTCGAGCATGCAACAGAGTTGGAACCACTAATTGAAAAAGCAGATGTGTGTGTGATTGGCCCAGGTCTTGGTCAATCAAATTGGAGCAAGACTGTATGGCAGACAATCGAGAAGGTCAATAAACCAATTATTATTGATGCGGATGGGCTTAACTTGTTAGCTCAAAAACCAATTAACCTAGCGCAAATGATTATTACCCCTCACAGCGGAGAGGCTTCAAGGTTACTGGGTATCTCAAGCTCTGAAATTGAACTTAATCGTTTTGATTCAGTCTCTAAATTAGCAAAGCAATTTAACGCAATAGCCTTATTAAAAGGTGCAGGCAGCTTAGTTGCTAATAGTCATCAGACGGTAATTAATACGTCGGGCAGCGTTAGTATGGCAAGTGCTGGGATGGGCGATTGTTTATCTGGTATAATCGCTGGCTTAATTGCGCAGGGCATGCCGAATTTTGAAGCTGTTCAATTGGCTGTTAATATTCACGGCCGCGCAGCGGAAATTGCAGAGCAACAGGGTAAGTGTGGCATGTTAGTCTCAGATCTGTACCCTTTTATTAGAAAACTGGTTGATTAGTGGAGAAGTAAATGAATCAGCAAGATGGGGTTTTTAATTGCTTTTTGGCCGATGAAACTGAAACAGTAGCCATGGGTAGTAAATTGTCTTCTTGTATACATGAAGGTGCTGTTATCTTTTTACATGGCGACTTAGGTGCGGGCAAAACGACGCTTACACGCGGCGTTGTACAAGGCTTTGGTCATACCGGTAAAGTAAAAAGTCCAACCTATACCTTGGTTGAACCCTACGAATTAGCTTCACAAAATGTTTATCACTTCGATTTATATCGCCTTGCAGATCCTGAAGAATTGGAATTTATGGGCATTCGAGACTACTTTGAAAATAACTCAGTGTGTTTAATTGAATGGCCAGAAAAAGGCGCTGGAATGCTTGCACAGGCAGATCTAGAAATTACAATGGAATATGTCGATAATGCGCGTAGAATAACCATAATGGCGAACAGTCAAAGTGGCAAAACAATAATAAATAAGCTGAAGAATGACTAGCGATTGGTACAATATTAAATCTCTATTTCGAGTAATTACAATTGTCATGATGTTTGTGAGTGTTAACTTATACGCTGCAAACAAAATTGACAGTGTGCGTGTTTGGCCGTCTCCTGAGAGCACCCGAGTGGTACTCGATATGAAAGAGAAGCCTGAATACAGCTACTTCTTTTTGAAAAATCCATTGCGCTTGGTGGTTGATATAAAATCAACACCGGGCCGCGCAGCAACATTTCCAAAAATTGATAAAAAACATCAATTAATTAAAAAAATTCGCTACAGCACACCAAAGCGAAAATCCGATACGCGTTTAGTATTTGAACTGCTAGCACCTGTTAAACCGGTTATCTTTTCACTCGCACCAACAGGCCCGTATAGCGACCGACTTGTATTTGATTTGTACAGTAAAGAAAAACCGAAAGCACAAACCGTTGTAAAAAGTCGCGATATTAGCAGTGATAGAGACATTGTCGTTGCTGTTGTAGCGGGGCATGGTGGTGAAGATCCAGGCTCTATCGGCCCTTCAGGTACCTATGAAAAAACTATTACGCTGCAAATTGCAAAGCGTTTGGCAGCCAAAATTAATGCAGAAAAAGGTATGTCTGCTGTCTTGCCGCGTACCGGTGACTACTACGTAAAATTAAATACACGCACCGAACGAGCTCGAACCAAAAAAGCTGATTTCTTAATTTCAATTCACGCAGACGCATTTACGTCGCCGCAACCGCGCGGTGGCTCTGTTTGGGTGCTTTCGTTAAGGCGAGCGAATTCAGAAATTGGTAAATGGATAGAAAATCGAGAGCAACATTCCGAATTGTTAGGTGGTGCTGCAGATGTATTGAAAGATACTCAGCAAGAGCGCTACTTAGCGCAAGCGCTACTCGATATGTCGATGGATCACTCGATGAAAACTGGCTTTGAAGTTGCTGAAGATGTGATTGCGGAAATGCGAAAAGTGACACGTATGCACAAAAAAGTGCCGCAGGCAGCAAGTTTGGCTGTATTAAAGTCACCTGATATTCCCTCAATTTTAGTTGAGACAGGTTTTATATCAAATCCAGCTGAAGAGCGCTTGCTAAAAACCAGAGACCACCAAGAAAAGCTCGCGACGGCAATTTTCAAATCGGTAAAAGGCTATTTTAAAAATAATCCGCCGGAGGATTCTTATTTTGCCAAGTTGAAAAAAGAGCAGCCGCGTTTTCATAAGGTGCGTTCAGGTGAGTCTCTAAGTGTGCTTGCGAGTCGTTATGGGGTAACGGTTAGCTCTTTGAAAAAGGCTAATAAGTTGTCGTCGAATACGTTATATATCGGACAAAATTTAGCTATTCCGCGTAGCTAATAGTGCCTCGATTTTAGAACTTGTAATTATGTCTATACAAATATTACCTGCTCGTCTTGCCAACCAAATAGCTGCTGGTGAAGTAGTAGAACGCCCCGCATCAGTGGTTAAAGAGCTGGTGGAAAACAGTTTAGATGCGGGTGCAACGCGCATTCAAATTGATATTGAACGTGGTGGTCACAAACTAATACGTATTCGCGATAATGGCTTTGGTATCGACAAAGACCAGCTCACTTTAGCGTTGTCACGCCATGCAACCAGCAAAATAAAATCACTCGATGACTTAGAACAAATCGCATCACTAGGCTTTCGTGGCGAAGCCTTGGCGTCAATAAGCTCAGTATCGCGTTTAACATTGACCTCTAAAACTGAGGCACAAAACGAAGCGTGGCAAGCTTATGCCGAAGGGCGAGATATGGCGGTACAAATTACGCCAGCTTCTCATCCTAATGGCACAACCATTGAAGTAGTTGATTTATTTTTTAACACACCAGCTCGTCGTAAATTTTTACGCACCGAGAAAACTGAATTTCACCATATTGATGAATTGCTGAAGCGCATTGCACTGTCGCGTTTTGATGTGGCAATTACGCTTAAGCATAATGGCAAAACTGTGCGTCAATATCGTGCGCAAATGCAGCAAGAAAATTACGTCAAGCGCGTTGCCCAAGTTGCAGGAAAGGTCTTTGAACAGCAGGCTGTGTATGTCGATTCTGGTGATGAGCGCTTACGCCTGTATGGCTGGGTATTACCCGTTGGCGATAAAACAGAGCCGCAGTACACTTATGTTAATGGTCGAATGATGCGTGATAAGTTAATTTTTCACGCTATTCGTCAAACATTTGAAGAGTATGCTTCAGGCTATGATATTCCGGGTTTTGTTATTTACCTTGAAATAGAGCCACGCCAAGTCGATGTGAATGTACACCCAGCGAAACACGAAGTCCGCTTTCATCAAGGACGTTTAGTGCATGACTTTATTGTACAAGCAGTGAGGCAAGCGATTAGCTTTGAACAGCCGCTGGAACTAGCGCCAAGCAATGAGACTAGCGATTATGTACTACAGCAAATGCATCAATTTGATACTGGGCATGAACCCAGCGCGCTGACTACGCCACAAGTGCGTG
This region of Pseudoalteromonas spongiae UST010723-006 genomic DNA includes:
- the queG gene encoding tRNA epoxyqueuosine(34) reductase QueG, yielding MSTLNYPNLVEKIKLWAKELGFDQVSITDIDLSQHEAQLQRWLDAGYHGEMEYMAAHGMKRARPAELVPGTQRVISVRMNYLPPDASFAKDLKNKQTAYISRYALGRDYHKLMRNRLKQLGKKLEQELEQHQITLGFRPFVDSAPVLERQLAEKAGLGWTGKHTLILNQEAGSWFFLGELFVDLPLPVNEETVENKCGSCVACITSCPTGAIVEPYVVDARRCISYLTIEKQGAIPEEFRSLLGNRIYGCDDCQLVCPWNRYGQLTAENDFHIRKHLKSQDLLTLFAWDEATFLKNTEGSAIRRIGIERWRRNIAVALGNADANNDIINALERAKSDASEMLLEHIHWALAQQHNKTAQRDNKTKRLIRIIEKGLPRDA
- a CDS encoding bifunctional ADP-dependent NAD(P)H-hydrate dehydratase/NAD(P)H-hydrate epimerase; protein product: MTPELTTNLPQFAYSAQQVKDNEAIVASQQNVDMYALMQQAAASVFQLLMLKYGDCDKVQVIAGGGNNGGDGYWVANYALQHELDVTVFSVKDVNQLTGDAKRAYLDYLKRGGEVVDSLDTSADVYIDALLGIGFCGALSGEYADVINHINQQNKPIIAVDLPSGLNATTGEVANVCINANYTVSFIALKQGLLSGNAKQHVGNLYFVGLGLADAFTEYVTPLSQLVNYDALKASLPVRHINSYKQQLGHVLLIGGDKPMPGAIRIAAESCLRTGAGLVSVATHPENRAIVVQGRYELMVHAVEHATELEPLIEKADVCVIGPGLGQSNWSKTVWQTIEKVNKPIIIDADGLNLLAQKPINLAQMIITPHSGEASRLLGISSSEIELNRFDSVSKLAKQFNAIALLKGAGSLVANSHQTVINTSGSVSMASAGMGDCLSGIIAGLIAQGMPNFEAVQLAVNIHGRAAEIAEQQGKCGMLVSDLYPFIRKLVD
- the tsaE gene encoding tRNA (adenosine(37)-N6)-threonylcarbamoyltransferase complex ATPase subunit type 1 TsaE — translated: MNQQDGVFNCFLADETETVAMGSKLSSCIHEGAVIFLHGDLGAGKTTLTRGVVQGFGHTGKVKSPTYTLVEPYELASQNVYHFDLYRLADPEELEFMGIRDYFENNSVCLIEWPEKGAGMLAQADLEITMEYVDNARRITIMANSQSGKTIINKLKND
- a CDS encoding N-acetylmuramoyl-L-alanine amidase; translated protein: MTSDWYNIKSLFRVITIVMMFVSVNLYAANKIDSVRVWPSPESTRVVLDMKEKPEYSYFFLKNPLRLVVDIKSTPGRAATFPKIDKKHQLIKKIRYSTPKRKSDTRLVFELLAPVKPVIFSLAPTGPYSDRLVFDLYSKEKPKAQTVVKSRDISSDRDIVVAVVAGHGGEDPGSIGPSGTYEKTITLQIAKRLAAKINAEKGMSAVLPRTGDYYVKLNTRTERARTKKADFLISIHADAFTSPQPRGGSVWVLSLRRANSEIGKWIENREQHSELLGGAADVLKDTQQERYLAQALLDMSMDHSMKTGFEVAEDVIAEMRKVTRMHKKVPQAASLAVLKSPDIPSILVETGFISNPAEERLLKTRDHQEKLATAIFKSVKGYFKNNPPEDSYFAKLKKEQPRFHKVRSGESLSVLASRYGVTVSSLKKANKLSSNTLYIGQNLAIPRS
- the mutL gene encoding DNA mismatch repair endonuclease MutL produces the protein MSIQILPARLANQIAAGEVVERPASVVKELVENSLDAGATRIQIDIERGGHKLIRIRDNGFGIDKDQLTLALSRHATSKIKSLDDLEQIASLGFRGEALASISSVSRLTLTSKTEAQNEAWQAYAEGRDMAVQITPASHPNGTTIEVVDLFFNTPARRKFLRTEKTEFHHIDELLKRIALSRFDVAITLKHNGKTVRQYRAQMQQENYVKRVAQVAGKVFEQQAVYVDSGDERLRLYGWVLPVGDKTEPQYTYVNGRMMRDKLIFHAIRQTFEEYASGYDIPGFVIYLEIEPRQVDVNVHPAKHEVRFHQGRLVHDFIVQAVRQAISFEQPLELAPSNETSDYVLQQMHQFDTGHEPSALTTPQVREQSASFSASSGSSGYKKPLMQHHQVPDSVKQHSVNAFYQGVADQVIESAVHHTLNDIPQSPNSAECIELLPLRQGKALRSVNGEPQLVDLTPAILTLWQTHVEQQGQLESKSLLLPVRINLSSDLLDKVQDNLSWLGILGFDIAVNSQFLLVKKLPEVLYSVDVNQILDNLFDHALRQNEKTDLTFWLTWLKNIALVQPLGYTITKQLVELVVKKPELIASFKTKTVKIDIENSLFD